A stretch of Mus caroli chromosome 5, CAROLI_EIJ_v1.1, whole genome shotgun sequence DNA encodes these proteins:
- the LOC110294771 gene encoding cytochrome P450 3A13: MDLIPNFSMETWMLLATSLVLLYLYGTHSHGIFKKLGIPGPKPLPFLGTILAYQKGFWECDIQCHKKYGKIWGLYDGRQPVLAITDPDIIKTVLVKECYSTFTNRRSFGPVGILKKAISISENEEWKRIRALLSPTFTSGKLKEMFPIINQFTDVLVRNMRQGLGEGKPTSVKDIFGAYSMDVITATSFGVNIDSLNNPQDPFVEKIKKLLKFDIFDPLFLSVTLFPFLTPVFDALNVSLFPRDVISFFKTSVERMKENRMKQKEKQRVDFLQLMINSQNYKTKESHKALSDVEIVAQSVIFIFAGYETTSSALSFALYLLAIHPDVQKKLQDEIDAALPNKAPATYDTLLQMEYLDMVVNETLRLYPIAGRLERVCKTDVEINGVFIPKGTVVIIPTFALHKDPKYWPEPEEFRPERFSKKNQDSINPYTYLPFGSGPRNCIGMRFALINVKVALVRVLQNFTVQPCKETEIPLKLSKQGLLQPENPLLLKVVSRDETVSGV; the protein is encoded by the exons ATGGACCTGATCCCGAACTTTTCCATGGAAACCTGGATGCTCCTGGCTACCAGCCTGGTCCTTCTCTACTT ATATGGAACTCATTcacatggaatttttaaaaagttgggaATTCCTGGGCCAAAACCTCTGCCTTTCTTGGGGACGATTCTTGCTTACCAGAAG GGATTCTGGGAATGTGACATACAATGTCataaaaaatatgggaaaatatGGGG GTTGTATGACGGTCGACAGCCTGTGCTGGCTATCACAGATCCAGACATAATCAAAACAGTGCTGGTGAAGGAATGTTACTCTACCTTCACAAACCGGCGG AGCTTTGGTCCAGTGGGGATTTTGAAAAAGGCCATCTCTATCTCTGAGAATGAAGAATGGAAGAGAATCCGAGCCCTGCTGTCTCCAACCTTCACAAGTGGGAAGCTCAAGGAG ATGTTCCCCATCATTAACCAGTTTACAGATGTGTTGGTGAGAAACATGAGGCAGGGATTAGGAGAAGGAAAGCCCACAAGCGTGAAAGA CATCTTTGGGGCCTACAGCATGGATGTGATCACAGCCACCTCATTTGGAGTGAATATTGATTCCCTCAACAACCCACAGGATCCTTTTGTGGAAAAAATCAAGAAGCTCTTAAAATTTGATATCTTTGACCCACTGTTCCTCTCAGTGA cACTCTTTCCATTCCTTACCCCAGTGTTTGATGCACTAAATGTCTCCTTGTTCCCAAGAGATGTCATAAgcttttttaaaacttcagtaGAACGAATGAAAGAGAATCgcatgaaacagaaagaaaag cAAAGAGTGGATTTTCTTCAGCTGATGATAAACTCCCAGAATTACAAAACCAAAGAATCGCATAAAG CATTATCCGATGTGGAGATTGTGGCTCAGTCAGTTATCTTTATTTTTGCTGGCTATGAGACCACAAGCAGTGCTCTTTCCTTTGCACTGTATTTGCTGGCCATTCACCCTGATGTACAGAAGAAACTTCAGGATGAAATCGATGCAGCTCTGCCCAATAAG GCACCTGCCACCTATGATACCCTGCTACAGATGGAGTATCTAGACATGGTGGTGAATGAAACTCTCAGATTATATCCAATCGCTGGAAGGCTTGAGAGGGTCTGTAAGACAGACGTTGAAATCAATGGCGTATTCATTCCCAAAGGGACTGTGGTGATTATCCCAACCTTTGCTCTCCACAAAGACCCGAAGTACTGGCCAGAGCCTGAGGAATTCCGCCCTGAAAG GTTCAGCAAGAAGAATCAGGACAGCATCAATCCTTACACGTACCTGCCCTTTGGGAGTGGACCAAGGAACTGCATTGGCATGAGGTTTGCTCTCATAAACGTGAAAGTTGCTCTTGTCAGAGTCCTGCAGAACTTCACTGTCCAGCCTTGTAAGGAAACTGAG atccctttaaaaTTAAGCAAACAAGGACTTCTTCAACCAGAAAACCCACTCCTTCTAAAAGTTGTGTCCAGAGATGAGACTGTAAGTGGAGTTTGA